In Blastococcus saxobsidens DD2, the genomic stretch CCCACCAGACATCGGCGAGGAACTGCTGCAGCGCGCGGTGCAGCATCGGCCCGCGCCACACGACCGGGGTGTTGCCGGGGGTGAACATGCCGATCGAGATGACCTTCACGCCCATCGACTGCGGCGGCATGATCATGTTGTCGACCTGGGTGGGCTTGTCGTCCACGCCCAGCATGCGGGGCACCGAGTGGCCGTAGATGTCGGCGTCGACCACGCCGACCGCCAGGCCGCGCTTGGCCAGCGCGGCGGCGAGGTTGACCGTCACCGAGGACTTGCCCACGCCGCCCTTGCCGGAGGCGACCGCGTAGACGCGGGTCAGCGAGCCCGGCTGGGCGAAGGGGATCACCGGCTCGGCGGCGTCGGATCCGCGGACGGTCTTGCGCAGCTCGCTGCGCTGCTCGTCGCTCATCACGTCGAGCGCGACCTGGACCGAGGTGACACCGGGGACGGCGGACACGGCCTGGGTGACCCGGGTGGTGATCGTCTCCCGCATCGGGCAGCCGGCGACGGTGAGGTAGACCTCGACGGCGACGGAGCCGTCCGGCCCGATCCGCACGTCCTTGATCATGCCGAGCTCGGGGAGCGGGCGGTTGATCTCGGGGTCCTGGACGGTGGCCAGAGCGGCGTTGACGGCGTCGAGCGCCGGCGTGCCGGTCAGCTGGTCGGACATCGTGTTCGCTTGTCTCCTTCGACGGGGGACCGGCGTCCGGCGGTCGGCGGTCGGAGCGGCGACCCGCGCGCGATCGGTCGTCTGCCACTGTACGGCGGGCGAGGTCACGGTCCTGTCGCCGGAGGGTGATCTCTCGCTCAGGCGACGGCGTCCTAGGGTCGGCACCGTGCCGCCCGACCGCTCCGAGACCCTGCGCGACGCCGTTGGACTGGGGCTCGCGGTCGGCCTCTACGGGATCGCGTTCGGGGCCGCCGCCGACGCGGCCGGACTCGACGTCTGGCAGGCGATGACGCTCTCGGCGCTGATGTTCACCGGTGCGTCGCAGTTCGCGCTGGTCGGCGTGCTCGGCGCCGGCGGCAGCGCGCCGGCGGCCGTCGGCAGCGCACTCCTCCTGGGCGTCCGCAACACCGTCTACGGCGTCCGGATGGCTCCGCTGCTGGCGCCGCGCGGGCCGCTGCGGCGGGGTGGTGCAGCCCACTGGGTGATCGACGAGACGACGGCGATGGCCGTCGCCGCGCCGGACCGGGAGCTGGGCCGGCTGGCCTTCTGGGCTACCGGGGCCACCATCTATCTCGGCTGGAACGCGATGACCCTGGTGGGGGTGCTCGGGGCCTCCGGCCTCGGCGGGGCCGCGGCGGCGGCGCTGGACTCGGTGGTGCCGGCGGCGTTCCTCGCGCTCCTGTGGCCGCGGCTGCGGCGCGGCTTCGCCGAGCCGAGGGTGCAGCTCCGGGTGGCGCTGGGCGGAGCTGTGGTCGCGCTCGCGCTGACCCCGTTCGTACCGCCGGGGGTCCAGGTGATCGCCGCGGTGGTGGCGGTGGCGCTGGCCGGGCGCCCGCGGAGGGCCGTCGCGTGAGCGCCACCTGGACGGCGGTGCTGGTCGCGTCGGTCGGCTGCTACCTGCTGAAGCTGGCCGGGTTGTCGGTGCCCGCCTCGTGGGTGGAGCAGCCATGGGTCGCCCGCGTCGTCGACTTCGTGCCGGCGGCGCTGCTCGCGGCGCTCGTGGTGGTGCAGGGGCTGACCAGCGGCGACGAGATCGTGCTGGACGGGCGGCTGGCCGGGCTCGCCGTCGCCGCGCTGGCCCTGGCGCTGCGGGCGCCGTTCATCGTGGTGCTGGTCCTCGCCGGGGCGGCCGGTGCGCTGGTGCACGTGCTCACCGGCTGACGGCGGGTCGGCTGCCGCGGTCGACGGTGTGCGCTGACGGGCAGTTCGTGAGACGAACTGCCCATCCGCGCACACCGATCGGTCGGCCGACGGACCGGCCTCAGCCGCTCACCGGGTCGCGCCGGCGCGGCTTGTCGCGCCGTTCCTCGCCGTCGTCGCTGGAGATCCGGTTCAGCTCGCCGCGGATGAAGTCGCGGGTGGCCAGCTCGCCGATGGCCACGCGCAGCGCGGCGAGCTCGCGGGCCAGGTACTCGGTGTCCGCGCGGGTCTGGGTGGCCCGGGCGCGGTCCTCCTCGGCCTGCACGCGGTCGCGGTCGGCCTGCCGGTTCTGCGCCAGCAGGATCAGCGGCGCGGCGTAGGCGGCCTGGGTGGAGAACGCCAGGTTCAGCAGGATGAACGGGTAGGGGTCCCAGCGCAGCTGCACGGCGAAGACGTTGAGCGAGATCCAGACGACCACGAGGATCGTCTGCACCGCCAGGAACCGGCCGGTGCCCAGGAACCGGGCGATGCCCTCGGCGAACTGGCCCACCGCGTCGGGGTTCAGCCGCAGGAAGCTGCCGAACCGGCGCGCGCCCCCGCTGGGGACGTCGAGCCGCGGCGTGTCAGCCACGGCGGGCCCGATCCCGCCAGTCGTCGGGCAGCAGGTGGTCGAGGACGTCGTCGACGCTCACCGCACCGACCAGCCGGCCCTGCGCATCGACGACCGGCGCGGCCACGAGGTTGTAGGTGGCGAAGTACCGGGTGACCTCGGCCAGCGGGGCCTCGGGGCGCAGCGGCTCGAGGTCGTCGAGCACCCCGCTGACCAGCGTCGACGGCGGCTCGCGGAGCAGGCGCTGGATGTGCGCCAGCCCCAGGTAGCGGCCGGTGGGCGTGGCCGACGGCGGGCGGCAGACGTACACCTGGCTGGCCAGCGCGGGGGTGATCTCCTCCTGGCGGACCCGTGCCAGCGCCTCGGCGATCGTGGCGTCGGGAGCGAGGATCACCGGCTCGCTGGTCATCATCCCGCCGGCGGTGTCCTCGGAGTACTTGAGCAGCTGCCGCACCGACTCGGCCTCGTCGGGCTCCATGAGCTCCAGCAGCCGGTTCCGGTCGACGTCGTGCAGCTCCGACAGCAGGTCGGCGGCGTCGTCCGGGTCCATCTCCTCGAGGACGTCGGCCGCGCGGCTCTCCTCGAGGGTGCCCAGGATCGTGATCTGCTCGGCCTCCGGCAGCTCGCCCAGGACGTCGGCCAGCCGCTCGTCGTCCATGGCCTCGGCCACCTCGTGCCGCCGCTTGATCGGCAGCTCCTGCAGCGCGTGGGCCATGTCGGCGGCATTCAGCTCGCGGTAGGTGGCGATCAGCGTCTCGGCGCCCTGCCCGGTCTGCGGCAGGGCCAGCCCGGCCACCTCGTCCCAGGCGAGCTGGTGCAGCTGCCCGCGGCGGCCGATCCGGCCGGGCTCCTGGACGGCCAGCCGGGTGAGCAGCCAGTCGCCGGTGCGGGTCTGCTCCATGCCGGCGTCGACGACGTGGGCGGGGCGGCCGGACTCGTTGATGCGCACCTGCCGGTCCAGCAGCTCACCGAGCACCAGGGTCTCGCCGGCCCGCTGCTCGAAGCGCTTGAGGTTCAACGTGCCGGAGGCGAGCATCACCGCACCCGGGTCGATGGCGGTGACCCGGCCCATCGGCACGAAGATCCGGCGGCGCGCGACGACCTCCACGACCAGGCCCAGCACCCGGGGGCAGGCGGTGCCCACCCGCAGGGCGACGACGACGTCGCGGACCTTCCCCACGCGGTCGCCGTTGGGGTCGAAGACGGTCAGCCCGGCCAGCCGGGAGACGTAGGCCCTCGTCACCGTGGTCACGAATCCTCCTCGCTGGCGCTCGTCGGCTCCGTGCCGCACGGCTGTGTCGCTGCGAGACCTCGCACGCTCGGTCTCGAGTCCTCGCACGCTCGGTCTCGAGTCCTCGCTGTCCCCCGCAAGCGGGAGGTGCCCCCAGCTCGTCGGCCTCATGACCCACGGCTCTGGCTGTGCGAGCCCTCGCACGCTCGGACTCGGCGAAGGCTACCGTCGGCGCCGTGACTGCCCCGGTTGCGCTGGACTACGAGGTCGTCGACGTGTTCGCCCCCCGGGCGTTCGCCGGCAATCCGCTGGCGGTGGTGTTCGACGCCGACGAGCTGTCCACGGCGCAGTGCCAGGCGCTGGCCAACGAGTTCCAGCTGTCGGAGACCTCGTTCCTCTGCTCGCCCACCGAGCCCGGCGCCGACTACCGGGTGCGGATCTTCACGCCCTTCGCCGAGCTGCCCTTCGCCGGTCACCCGAGCGTGGGTGCGGCGCACACGCTCGTCCGGACCGGGCGGCTGCCCGCCGGGACGCTGCGCCAGGAGTGCGGCGCCGGGGTGCTGGACGTGGTGGTCGACTCCGACGGCGCCACCTTGTCCGGCGGCCGTCCCACGCTCTCGGACGGACCGGACCCCGGTCTGCTGGCGGCCGCCATGGGGCTGGCGCCCGCCGACACCACCGGGGTGCCCGTCGACGTCGCCGGCTGCGGACTGCCCTTCGCGTACCTGTCGGTGCGGCCGGAGGTCGTGGACCGCGCGGTGCCCGATCCGCGGGCGCTCGCCGCGCTGGACGTAGGGGAGGGGGTCTCGGTGCTGTCCTGGAACGCCGACACCGGAACGGCGTACGCGCGGGTCTTCGCCGCGGATCTGAGCTGGGGCGAGGACCCGGCGACCGGCTCCGCGGCGCTCGGGGCGGGGGTGTGGCTCGTCGAGTGCGGGTTGCTCGCCCCGGAGGGGACGTCGTCCTACCTGATCCGGCAGGGGGAGAAGCTCGGCCGGCCCTCGGTGCTGGAGTGCACCGTCACGGCGTCGGGGAGCAAGGCGGTGGCCGCGACCGTCCGCGGCGCCGTCGTCCCGGTCGCCGGCGGCCGCATCCGGATTCCCTCCTGGTGAAGGGCCCTCCTGCCCCCCGCCACTCGCACGCTGGCGGCGGGGCTCTGCAAGAGGGGCATGCGACGTCCGCCTGGGCGCTGCACCGCCCGGGCGGGCGGGACGTCGCCCTCCTGTCGCTCGCCGTCATCGGGGTCTCCCTGTCCGCGCCGCTCACCACGCTGGTCGCCGCGCCGATGCTGGCGCTCGCGTTCTGGCGCAACGCGGCCGGCGCCGCCGCACTGCTCCCGGTGCTGCTCACCCGGGAGCGTTCGACCCTGACCGGGCTGCGCTGGCGTGACCTGCGCAGCTCCGCCCTGGCCGGCATGTTCCTCGCCGCCCACTTCGCGGCCTGGCTCCCGAGCCTGTCCATGACGACCGTCGCCGCATCCGTCGCGCTGGTCACCACCACGCCGATCTGGACGGCGCTGGCCGCGCGGATCTCGGGGGTGCGGCTGCCGGCCGCGGTCTGGTGGGGCCTGCTGTTCGCGTTCGCCGGCGTCGTGCTGATCGTCGGGGTGGACGTCACGGTGAGCCTGGAGGCGCTCGCCGGTGACGGCCTCGCCCTCCTCGGGGCGATCTGCGCCGGCGGCTACGTGCTGGCCGGGGCGCGCGCCCGGCAGCGGCTGGCCACGTCGGCGTACGCGGTCGTCGCCTACTCGGTCTGCGCGCTGGCGATCGCGGTGCCGGCGGTGCTGGTCGACGCGCCGCTCGCCGGCTTCGAGGCGCGGGACTGGTGGCTGATCGCGGTCATCACCGTCTCCGCCCAGCTGTTCGGGCACACGCTGCTCAACCTGGTGCTCTCCTCCGTCGGCCCCACGGTGGTGAGCCTCGCAGTGCTCCTGGAGGTGCCCGGGGCCCTGGTGTTCGCGCTCGTGCTGCTGGGCGAGGTCCCGCCGCTGCTGGCCCTGCCCGGGGTGGTGCTCGTCGTCGCCGGCGTGGCGCTGGTGGTGCGGGCCAGCCGGCCGACCACCCTCGTCGAGCCGGGAACCTGAGGAAGGACTCCGTCATCCCCCACCACTCGCACGCTCGCGCCGGGACCCTGCGACGGGGCCGTCGGCCGATGATCAACGCGGTTCTGCGGGCGGAAATGGTCGTCGCTACCCTCCGGTAACCGAACGTCCCGACTCCACCCCAGCTCTACCGTCAACCCACCCACCATCCCGGAGGACCCGTGGCCGAGCTCCGATCCCGTCGTTCCAACCTGGCCGTTCCCGGCAGCAACCCCCGGTTCCTGGAGAAGGCCAAGGGCCTGCCGGCCGACCAGGTGTTCCTGGACCTCGAGGACGCGTGCGCGCCCCTGGCCAAGCCCGGCGCCCGCAAGAACATCGTCGCGGCGCTGAACGAGGGCGGCTGGGGCGACAAGATCCGCACCGTCCGGGTGAACGACTGGACGACGGAGTGGACCTTCCAGGACGTGGTCGAGGTCGTCGGTGGGGCCGGCGCCGAGCTCGACTGCATCATGCTGCCGAAGGTCCAGGACGCCGCCCAGGTCAAGGCGCTGGACATGCTGCTGACCCAGATCGAGAAGGCCAACGGCCTCGAGGTCGGCCGGATCGGCATCGAGGCGCAGATCGAGACGGCGCAGGGCCTGATCAACGTCAACGACATCGCGTT encodes the following:
- a CDS encoding Mrp/NBP35 family ATP-binding protein, whose translation is MSDQLTGTPALDAVNAALATVQDPEINRPLPELGMIKDVRIGPDGSVAVEVYLTVAGCPMRETITTRVTQAVSAVPGVTSVQVALDVMSDEQRSELRKTVRGSDAAEPVIPFAQPGSLTRVYAVASGKGGVGKSSVTVNLAAALAKRGLAVGVVDADIYGHSVPRMLGVDDKPTQVDNMIMPPQSMGVKVISIGMFTPGNTPVVWRGPMLHRALQQFLADVWWGDLDVLLMDLPPGTGDVAISVAQLVPNAEILVVTTPQLAAAEVAERAGAIATQTHQQVVGVVENMSWLELPDGSRMEIFGSGGGEAVSDALTRTLGARVPLLGQIPLDTRLRESGDAGAPIVLSEPDSPAAQALEKIADGLAVRQRGLSGMSLGLTPVKH
- a CDS encoding DUF1003 domain-containing protein, yielding MADTPRLDVPSGGARRFGSFLRLNPDAVGQFAEGIARFLGTGRFLAVQTILVVVWISLNVFAVQLRWDPYPFILLNLAFSTQAAYAAPLILLAQNRQADRDRVQAEEDRARATQTRADTEYLARELAALRVAIGELATRDFIRGELNRISSDDGEERRDKPRRRDPVSG
- a CDS encoding PhzF family phenazine biosynthesis protein; the protein is MTAPVALDYEVVDVFAPRAFAGNPLAVVFDADELSTAQCQALANEFQLSETSFLCSPTEPGADYRVRIFTPFAELPFAGHPSVGAAHTLVRTGRLPAGTLRQECGAGVLDVVVDSDGATLSGGRPTLSDGPDPGLLAAAMGLAPADTTGVPVDVAGCGLPFAYLSVRPEVVDRAVPDPRALAALDVGEGVSVLSWNADTGTAYARVFAADLSWGEDPATGSAALGAGVWLVECGLLAPEGTSSYLIRQGEKLGRPSVLECTVTASGSKAVAATVRGAVVPVAGGRIRIPSW
- a CDS encoding AzlD domain-containing protein, whose protein sequence is MSATWTAVLVASVGCYLLKLAGLSVPASWVEQPWVARVVDFVPAALLAALVVVQGLTSGDEIVLDGRLAGLAVAALALALRAPFIVVLVLAGAAGALVHVLTG
- a CDS encoding AzlC family ABC transporter permease, whose amino-acid sequence is MPPDRSETLRDAVGLGLAVGLYGIAFGAAADAAGLDVWQAMTLSALMFTGASQFALVGVLGAGGSAPAAVGSALLLGVRNTVYGVRMAPLLAPRGPLRRGGAAHWVIDETTAMAVAAPDRELGRLAFWATGATIYLGWNAMTLVGVLGASGLGGAAAAALDSVVPAAFLALLWPRLRRGFAEPRVQLRVALGGAVVALALTPFVPPGVQVIAAVVAVALAGRPRRAVA
- a CDS encoding magnesium transporter MgtE N-terminal domain-containing protein; protein product: MTTVTRAYVSRLAGLTVFDPNGDRVGKVRDVVVALRVGTACPRVLGLVVEVVARRRIFVPMGRVTAIDPGAVMLASGTLNLKRFEQRAGETLVLGELLDRQVRINESGRPAHVVDAGMEQTRTGDWLLTRLAVQEPGRIGRRGQLHQLAWDEVAGLALPQTGQGAETLIATYRELNAADMAHALQELPIKRRHEVAEAMDDERLADVLGELPEAEQITILGTLEESRAADVLEEMDPDDAADLLSELHDVDRNRLLELMEPDEAESVRQLLKYSEDTAGGMMTSEPVILAPDATIAEALARVRQEEITPALASQVYVCRPPSATPTGRYLGLAHIQRLLREPPSTLVSGVLDDLEPLRPEAPLAEVTRYFATYNLVAAPVVDAQGRLVGAVSVDDVLDHLLPDDWRDRARRG
- a CDS encoding DMT family transporter — translated: MKGPPAPRHSHAGGGALQEGHATSAWALHRPGGRDVALLSLAVIGVSLSAPLTTLVAAPMLALAFWRNAAGAAALLPVLLTRERSTLTGLRWRDLRSSALAGMFLAAHFAAWLPSLSMTTVAASVALVTTTPIWTALAARISGVRLPAAVWWGLLFAFAGVVLIVGVDVTVSLEALAGDGLALLGAICAGGYVLAGARARQRLATSAYAVVAYSVCALAIAVPAVLVDAPLAGFEARDWWLIAVITVSAQLFGHTLLNLVLSSVGPTVVSLAVLLEVPGALVFALVLLGEVPPLLALPGVVLVVAGVALVVRASRPTTLVEPGT